The Salvia miltiorrhiza cultivar Shanhuang (shh) chromosome 1, IMPLAD_Smil_shh, whole genome shotgun sequence genome has a window encoding:
- the LOC131019767 gene encoding uncharacterized protein LOC131019767, whose amino-acid sequence MSDVGEAEGRRDEQNDSNLRSGAGFNESALDSLADIAIRYICELGKTSRFYANLAGRTGCNVFDIVQALEDLGTPQGFTGASEVHADCAVSSGAIREIKVYVEAADEVAKWMLSKGQGATMATYDHLLLAFDMDIRPDEAKMLWNMILHAHDQTISKRLFSRMISLYDRHNMPNNVIEVFADMEELGVKPDEDTVRRIARAFEALGQEDKQKQFLTKYQRNWKYIHFKGGKSSSKNLIPRIIQLDKGWIHGVKLPHVKESRWKKVT is encoded by the exons ATGAGCGATGTTGGTGAAGCTGAAGGCAGGAGAGATGAACAGAATGATTCGAATTTGCGATCTGGTGCTG GATTCAACGAGTCTGCTCTTGATTCGCTTGCTGATATTGCGATTAGGTACATCTGTGAGTTAGGTAAAACCTCCAGATTTTACGCGAATTTAGCTGGTAGGACGGGTTGCAACGTCTTTGATATTGTCCAAGCGTTGGAAGACTTGGGCACGCCACAAGGGTTTACTGGTGCTTCAGAGGTTCACGCTGACTGTGCAGTGAGTTCAGGTGCTATTAGAGAGATCAAAGTGTATGTGGAGGCGGCTGACGAG GTGGCCAAGTGGATGTTGAGCAAAGGTCAAGGAGCAACAATGGCGACCTATGACCACCTCCTACTGGCATTTGACATGGATATAAGGCCAGACGAAGCAAAAATGCTATGGAACATGATTTTACATGCACACGATCAAACTATCTCCAAGAGGCTGTTTTCCAGGATGATATCCTTGTACGACCGTCATAATATGCCAAATAATGTTATAGAG GTATTTGCTGACATGGAGGAGTTGGGAGTGAAACCAGATGAAGATACCGTTAGAAGAATCGCAAGGGCCTTTGAGGCGTTAGGTCAAGAGGATAAACAGAAACAATTCTTGACGAAATATCAAAGAAATTGGAAATACATTCACTTTAAGGGGGGAAAGAGCTCGAGTAAGAACTTGATTCCTAGGATAATCCAACTTGACAAAGGATGGATCCATGGTGTAAAACTGCCACATGTTAAAGAAAGTCGGTGGAAAAAAGTcacataa